Within Bacillota bacterium, the genomic segment ACCGTGGGCATGATAGCCGTGGTTTTGTTCCTGGGCGGCTCCCTGGTTTATACCCAAGGTAGACAAACGCCGGAGACGGTAACAGCCCCAGCCAAGACAGGCAGCCAGTGGGATCCGGTTGAGCTGCGCTGGGGTGAGGATGTGCCGGAAGTATTGGTAAACCAGTGTGTTGTGCTTAGAATTCGAGCGGCGGCCGGGGGTTATACGCCCTGGCAGCGAGGTGAGATTGTGGCCCAAAGACTGCGGACGACGTTGACTGCCGGAGCGGACCTTCACTGTATCGGGCTTGGAATTGAGAACGGCGAGGCTGTGGTCCGGGCGCCCACCGGTATCTTGGTAACGGTTGATCGCGTAAGCGCACAGGCGAACCAAACACCGACACCATACTTGGCCCTGGCTTGGGCCAACAACATTCGCGCCAGTATAGGCATAGAACCCCTGGGAGTAGAAGAAGCGTTTCAGACTATGAGCCGAGGGCGCTCGGTTACTGCCCGGGCTTCATGGTACGGATCTCGGTTTCACGGTCGCCTTACTGCCAGCGGTGAAGTCTTCGACCAGAATATATATACTGCTGCTCACCGAACGCTGCCGTTTGGCACCCTGGTGCTGGTGACCAATCCTATCACCGAAAGATCAGTACTGGTGCGCATAAACGACCGAGGTCCTTTTATTGCAGGACGCAGTATCGACCTGTCCCGGGCAGCAGCCAGGGCCATAGGCATGGAAGCAGCCGGTGTCGCCGATGTCGAGATCACGGTGGTTAGCCCGTAACGGAATGAGCTCCCAATCCTGGTGACAAGCAAAGACGAAACCAACGAGGTTCTAACTGGAGGCAGGCATCAACAGGTGCCTGCCATTTTTGGCTTTGCTTGTTATCAGACTAAATTGCATGGTATAATAAACAAGATTAGAGCCAAGGGAGGCCGCTGTTTTTATGGATAAAGTGCGGATCAGATTTGCTCCTAGTCCAACCGGATCGCTGAATTTAAGGAGGGCGCGAACGGCGCTCTTTAATTGGCTGTTCGCCCAAGCTTACAACGGGACATTGGTATTTAGAAGTGAAGACATTGACCAAGAACGCTCTTCGGTGGAAGCGGAAGAGTCTATTCAAACCGATCTGGCCTGGTTGGGAATCGGTTGGGATGAGGGCCCCGACAAAGAAGGCCCTTACGGCCCCTATCGGCAAACAGAGCGGCGAGATGTGTATGCTCGTTTTACTAAGCGGCTGATTGAGGACGGATTTGCTTATCAGTGTTTTTGCAGTGAGCGGGAGTTGGCTGATCAACGGCGGGAAATGCTGTCGCACGGGGAGACGCCACGTTACACCGGCCGCTGCCGAAACCTCACCGAAGAAGACCGGGCGCGGCTAATTGCTGACGGCAGAACGCCGGTGGTTCGCTTTCGTACCCCCGGGGGCAGGACTATTGCCTTTACCGATTTGATTCAGGAACAGGTGGAGGTGGGGAGCGAGGGTATAACCGACTTTATCATTGTCAAGGCTGATGGATTGCCTACTTACAACTTCGCCGTGGTTCTGGATGATCATCTCATGGGCATTACCCATGTAATCCGCGGTGACGAACACTTGACTAATACGGCCCGGCAGATTATGCTGTACGAAGCATTAGGCTGGAAGCCGCCTGAGTTTGCCCATCTACCGTCTCTTACCGACGAAGAGCGGCGGTTATCGGCTACTGTCGGTCTGGGTACAGTGGACGAGTACCGGAAGCGCGGTTATCTCCCGGAAGCACTGGTTAACTTTCTGGTTCTGTTGGGCTGGGAGGGGTCAGAGAAGCCCTTCTTTTCCTTACAGGAAGCAGCGGAAAGCTTCCGGCTGGAACAAATTACCAAGAAGCCGGCAATATTCAGCCCCAGCAAGCTGCGGGAGATTAACACTCACTACTTAAAGAGAAGTTCACCGGAACGCGTGTTGGAACTGGCCCTGCCACACTTACAGCAAGCAGGCTATGTGAACGAACCCAACGAGCCTGAACGCACTTGGCTGCTACAATTGGCTCAAGCTATGCGCGGCGAGTTAGGCGAAGTGGCTGAAATCAGCGATCAGGCATCATTCTTCTTTCAGTCTGAGGTACAACCTGAGAGTGGCAAAGCCCGGCTGGTGCTAAAAGAAGAACAGGTTCCGGCGGTTTTTGCTGCGGTGGAAGAACGGCTGGACAACTTAGCTGAACTTAAGCCGGCCCACATCCGTACCGAGCTGCGTCAGTTGTGTAAGGACATGAATCTTACCACTCGGCGGGTGTACCTCCCTTTGCGGGTAGCGCTTACCGGTAGATTACGCGGCCCGGAGATATTTCAAATAATGGCCCTGCTCGGACGAGACCGAGTAAAAGCTCGATTGCAAGCAGTGCGGAAATTAGGCTTCTATAACAGCTAGAAAGGGGAATGCCTGGTGCCACTTAAGGTATACGATACCATGTCCAGAAGTCAGCGCGAATTTACTCCCCGGGATCCGGGGAAAGTAAGCATTTACGTGTGCGGTGTCACCCCGTACAACTTCTGTCATATCGGCAACGCCCGTCCCTACTTAGTGTGGGATGTCATCAGGCGCTATTTAGCTTACAAAGGTTATTCGGTTCGCTATGTTCAGAATTTCACCGATGTGGATGACAAGATCATCAAACGGGCTCAGGAAGAAGGCATCAGCGCCCTGGCAGTGGCTGACCGTTACATTAAAGAGTATTTCCATGATATGGATGCTTTGGGAATCAAAAGAGCTGATGTGTATCCCCGGGTTACAGACCATATTCCGGACATAATCGCTATGGTGGCAAAACTGGTGGCAACTGAGCACGCATATGTGCTGGACGGCAACGTTTACTATTCGGTGGGGAGTTTTCCCGATTACGGTAAGCTTTCAGGCCGCAGCCTAGAAGACCTAAAAGCCGGGGCTCGGGTAGAAGTGGATGAGCGCAAACGGCATCCCATGGACTTTGTGCTCTGGAAAGCTTCCAAGGAAAACGAACCGGCCTGGGACAGCCCGTGGGGACCCGGACGGCCGGGTTGGCATATCGAGTGTTCTGTTATGTCTCTGAAGTATTTGGGACCGGGCTTTGATTTTCACGGTGGCGGCTCCGATCTAGTGTTCCCGCATCACGAAAACGAGGTAGCTCAATCGGAAGCGGCTACAGGCACGACTTTTGTCCGCTACTGGGTGCACAACGGGTTCATTAACATGGGCGGCGAGAAGATGGCCAAATCAGTGGGGAACGTGACCCGAGTACGGGACCTTGTTGAGCAATATCCGGGGCCGGCCCTTAGATACTACCTGTTATCCACCCATTATCGCAGTCCGATCGATTTTAGGCTGGAGGATATGCCGGCAGCAGTGCGGGGCTGGAAGCGTCTGCTTAACTTAGAAGAGAATTTAGAGCTAATGTTGGCCGGAAAAGAAACCGCTGGCCCGGCAGACTTGTCTCCTGGCGCCCAGGAGTTTTTAACCACGTTGGCCGAGCATCGCCAGGCCTTTGAGACAGCTATGGACGACGATTTTAATACCGCTCAGGCTGTGGGTGTCTTGTTTGATTTAGCTCGAGACCTAAATAGCTACTTGGCAGCCGGTGCGGTTAGCGGTGAACGGGCAGCGGTACTGGTAGCCGGGCGCGATTTGTTCCTGTCTTTAGGCGGGGTGCTGGGACTGACAGGTGTAGATGAAGGGCGGCTGGACAAAGTCTTGGTGGACGGTCTGGTTCAGCTAGTGGCCGAGCTGAGACAGGAAGCCCGGACCCGAAAAGACTACGGCACTGCTGATCGGGTGCGTGATCGCTTGGCCGAGCTGGGCATCATTCTTGAGGACACTGCTGCCGGGGTTCGCTGGCGCTACAAATAATGGATAGATCACTGTGCTACCCTTATGGGCGGCACGAGCGGAAAGATGAAGATGAACGCGCTCCGAACCGAGCCCTAGAACGGTCGAAGCGGAGATCGGAGCCGGAGAGTAAGCACTGGCCGATAGAAGGCGCGGTTGTGCACAACGGCCGCCGGTTCCAAAGGACTTTGTTGAAGGAGACGGTGCTTGTGCTGGTTAAACTATTGAATTACACACCCGACCCCGAACGAACAGTGGCCGCCGCGGCCCGATTGTGTTATTCGGAAACCGGAGCCGCGGATTTGCTTAAGGATCTTTCGGACGAACAAGTGGCCAAGCTGTTGACTCATTTAGTCCAAAGCGGACATGAGTCACCCACAGAGCACGTTACTTTCACCTTTGCCATTGAGGGTGTAAGTCGAGCCTTGTCGCACCAACTGGTACGACATCGCCTGGCTTCTTATTCCCAACAATCGCAACGTTACGTGCGGGAAGAAGCCTTTGATTTTATTATTCCCCCTAGCATCAGCCAGCGGCCGGCGGCCAGGGAAACCTTCCTGCAAGCCATGTCCGCCATTCAACAGGTATACAATGAGCTGGTTCAGCAGGTGCCGCCGGAGGATGCGCGCTATGTTTTGCCTAACGCCTGTGAGACCAAGTTAGTGGCTACTTTCAACTGCCGCAGCTTATACAATTTGTTCCGTTTGCGCTGCTGCCACCGGGCTCAATGGGAGATCCGGGAGCTAGCCGGCGAAATGAGAAAATTGGTTCGTGAGGTGGCACCGCTACTGTTCGCCCTGGCTGGACCGAGTTGTGAAACTGAAGGGGTATGCTATGAAGGTCGTTTCTCCTGCGGACGGGCTCCGACGGTGAGTCATAGAGGCCGGGCGGCAGACGTAAGATAAAGCGGAAGGACAAACCGAAGCCCGGGAAGCGGATGGTGACAACAGTGGGACAAGAGGACTTGATTTGGGGTCGCAATGTGGTGACCAACGCCTTGAAGTCCGGGCGAGCTCTCAATAGAGTTTTGATCGGGACTGAACGAGGCGGCGGTATGGCTGCAATCCGAGCTTTGGCCCAAGAGCGCCGGATACCGGTGGAAAATGTCAGTCGGCAACGCCTGGATGATCTCACCGGTGGAGCCATACATCAAGGGGTGGTAGCTTTCACCGCCCCGCGGCTATATTCCGACGTGGCTGACATTTTGGCTCGGGCGGAGGCGCGGGGAGAGCCACCCCTGGTGGTGGTTTTGGCTCATGTGGAAGATCCGCGTAATTTGGGTGCCACTGCCCGTACGGCAGCTGCTGCCGGTGCTCATGGCATTATCATCCCTATGCGCCGGGCGGCTCCGATTACCGGTGTAGCGGAAAAAGCCGCTGCCGGTGCGTTGGACCATATCCCAGTGGCGCGGGTGGTCAATCTCAGGCGTTGTCTTAACGACCTGAAGACTGCTGGCTTATGGGCAGTGGGAGCCGATATGGATGGGGAGACACTATACTTTGAAGCTGACCTGACCGGCCCGGTGGTATTGGTGGTGGGGGGTGAGGATAAAGGCTTGGGAAGATTGCTGGCGCGAGAGTGCGATTTTACGGTCCGAATTCCCATGCAGTCAGAAGTAACGTCACTTAATACTTCAGTGGCCGCCTCCTTACTGCTGTATGAAGTGGTACGCCAGCGCCGACAAACGTACTGACAACTTTAACCTAGATTAAGTATGTCCGCCGCTCTTGACGGACTACAGGCAGGAATACTATAATTAAACCGTTGGGACAACCATATGAGGTAATATGGCAACCTAGCAGATGGAGGCGAGGCTAGTGACCATGGGTGCCACACAAGAAGTGTACTGTGATCTGGAAGAGATCCAGGATGAGGAGCTGGTATCCCAGGCCCGTGATGGCAGTGAGGTTGCCTTAGAAGCCCTGATCAATAAGTATAAGAATTTTGTTCGGGCTAAGGCGCGGTCGTATTTTCTGGTGGGAGCCGATCGGGAAGATATTATTCAGGAAGGAATGATAGGTCTTTATAAAGCTGTTCGTGACTACCGTGACGACAAACTTTCTTCCTTCCGTGCGTTCGCGGAGCTATGTGTAACTCGGCAGATCATCACCGCTATTAAGACGGCTACAAGACAAAAACACATTCCTTTAAATTCTTATATATCATTAAACAAACCTATTTACGATGAGGATTCCGACCGAACGTTGATGGATGTTATCTCAGGTGCCCATATCAGCGACCCGGAAGAGCTAGTTATTAATAGAGAAGAGTTCAACGATATTGAAAATAAGATGGGTGAGATTCTAAGCGACCTGGAGTGGCAAGTTCTGGTCTCCTATTTAGAAGGGCGGAGCTATCAAGAGATTGCCGTTGAGCTTAACCGACACGTGAAATCCATTGATAATGCACTACAGCGGGTAAAACGCAAGTTGGAAAAGTATTTGGAGAGACGGGCCGAAGAATAGACCATTGACTTTAGGCTCCGAAGCGAGTATCATATTACTGCTTACCGCATCTCATTCAAGTTATAAACAGGCTAGTGTATGAGCCGACGTAGCTCAATCGGCAGAGCAGCTGATTTGTAATCAGCAGGTTATCGGTTCAAGTCCGATCGTCGGCTCCATTTTTTCTAGACAAAAAGTTGTTGCTGTGATAAAATATAACGTGCCATAAGTTAAGGTGCGATTGCGTGGAGAGGTACCCAAGTCTGGCCAAAGGGGGCAGACTGTAAATCTGCTGGCGAAGCCTTCGGTGGTTCAAATCCACCCCTCTCCACCAACCAGGAATATAGCGCGGGGTGGAGCAGTCCGGTAGCTCGTCGGGCTCATAACCCGGAGGTCGCTGGTTCAAATCCGGCCCCCGCAACCAAATGCCCACGTAGCTCAGTAGGCAGAGCGTCGCCTTGGTAAGGCGGAGGTCACCAGTTCAATCCTGGTCGTGGGCTCCATAAGAAACATAGACGCCCCAAGGGTTCGGGGCGTTTTGTGTTATGTACATAGAGCGGTATTAATGATGGGTTGGGGACAGACGGCTTATCTTGCCCAGGAAAACATTGCTATTATTTTTTCTAATTTAAGGGTATACTTAAAGGAAAACCATGGGACTGTGTAGAAACTACTGTTTAAAGATTATTCGTGATATCCAGCCTTTCGCCTGGCTGGAAAGCTTTTGCTTTATTTAAGGAGG encodes:
- a CDS encoding septal ring lytic transglycosylase RlpA family protein, yielding TVGMIAVVLFLGGSLVYTQGRQTPETVTAPAKTGSQWDPVELRWGEDVPEVLVNQCVVLRIRAAAGGYTPWQRGEIVAQRLRTTLTAGADLHCIGLGIENGEAVVRAPTGILVTVDRVSAQANQTPTPYLALAWANNIRASIGIEPLGVEEAFQTMSRGRSVTARASWYGSRFHGRLTASGEVFDQNIYTAAHRTLPFGTLVLVTNPITERSVLVRINDRGPFIAGRSIDLSRAAARAIGMEAAGVADVEITVVSP
- a CDS encoding glutamate--tRNA ligase; amino-acid sequence: MDKVRIRFAPSPTGSLNLRRARTALFNWLFAQAYNGTLVFRSEDIDQERSSVEAEESIQTDLAWLGIGWDEGPDKEGPYGPYRQTERRDVYARFTKRLIEDGFAYQCFCSERELADQRREMLSHGETPRYTGRCRNLTEEDRARLIADGRTPVVRFRTPGGRTIAFTDLIQEQVEVGSEGITDFIIVKADGLPTYNFAVVLDDHLMGITHVIRGDEHLTNTARQIMLYEALGWKPPEFAHLPSLTDEERRLSATVGLGTVDEYRKRGYLPEALVNFLVLLGWEGSEKPFFSLQEAAESFRLEQITKKPAIFSPSKLREINTHYLKRSSPERVLELALPHLQQAGYVNEPNEPERTWLLQLAQAMRGELGEVAEISDQASFFFQSEVQPESGKARLVLKEEQVPAVFAAVEERLDNLAELKPAHIRTELRQLCKDMNLTTRRVYLPLRVALTGRLRGPEIFQIMALLGRDRVKARLQAVRKLGFYNS
- a CDS encoding cysteine--tRNA ligase, encoding MPLKVYDTMSRSQREFTPRDPGKVSIYVCGVTPYNFCHIGNARPYLVWDVIRRYLAYKGYSVRYVQNFTDVDDKIIKRAQEEGISALAVADRYIKEYFHDMDALGIKRADVYPRVTDHIPDIIAMVAKLVATEHAYVLDGNVYYSVGSFPDYGKLSGRSLEDLKAGARVEVDERKRHPMDFVLWKASKENEPAWDSPWGPGRPGWHIECSVMSLKYLGPGFDFHGGGSDLVFPHHENEVAQSEAATGTTFVRYWVHNGFINMGGEKMAKSVGNVTRVRDLVEQYPGPALRYYLLSTHYRSPIDFRLEDMPAAVRGWKRLLNLEENLELMLAGKETAGPADLSPGAQEFLTTLAEHRQAFETAMDDDFNTAQAVGVLFDLARDLNSYLAAGAVSGERAAVLVAGRDLFLSLGGVLGLTGVDEGRLDKVLVDGLVQLVAELRQEARTRKDYGTADRVRDRLAELGIILEDTAAGVRWRYK
- a CDS encoding FAD-dependent thymidylate synthase; translation: MLVKLLNYTPDPERTVAAAARLCYSETGAADLLKDLSDEQVAKLLTHLVQSGHESPTEHVTFTFAIEGVSRALSHQLVRHRLASYSQQSQRYVREEAFDFIIPPSISQRPAARETFLQAMSAIQQVYNELVQQVPPEDARYVLPNACETKLVATFNCRSLYNLFRLRCCHRAQWEIRELAGEMRKLVREVAPLLFALAGPSCETEGVCYEGRFSCGRAPTVSHRGRAADVR
- the rlmB gene encoding 23S rRNA (guanosine(2251)-2'-O)-methyltransferase RlmB; this encodes MVTTVGQEDLIWGRNVVTNALKSGRALNRVLIGTERGGGMAAIRALAQERRIPVENVSRQRLDDLTGGAIHQGVVAFTAPRLYSDVADILARAEARGEPPLVVVLAHVEDPRNLGATARTAAAAGAHGIIIPMRRAAPITGVAEKAAAGALDHIPVARVVNLRRCLNDLKTAGLWAVGADMDGETLYFEADLTGPVVLVVGGEDKGLGRLLARECDFTVRIPMQSEVTSLNTSVAASLLLYEVVRQRRQTY
- the sigH gene encoding RNA polymerase sporulation sigma factor SigH, whose translation is MTMGATQEVYCDLEEIQDEELVSQARDGSEVALEALINKYKNFVRAKARSYFLVGADREDIIQEGMIGLYKAVRDYRDDKLSSFRAFAELCVTRQIITAIKTATRQKHIPLNSYISLNKPIYDEDSDRTLMDVISGAHISDPEELVINREEFNDIENKMGEILSDLEWQVLVSYLEGRSYQEIAVELNRHVKSIDNALQRVKRKLEKYLERRAEE